In the genome of Nocardioides seonyuensis, one region contains:
- a CDS encoding glycoside hydrolase family 6 protein — MLSLPRVLACLAVLASGLATTAAPAAVPAEAPVKSARATTVPVWQAAQAPHEENPSNPLANRLWGVYHGPQDQLYYPYEAADPATQAALNTIRLRPRTKWFANHVPDSQIQSKTISYIANSQAGNPEALSQIAVFRMKPWENEACERPPTRAEQASYKTWIRNLASGIGSAPTLIVMQPDGPFLWCTPKPKVSAKLIRFATRTLSNLPATSVYIDAGAADWCKPHTKPTAARCIRNLKRTGVAYARGFAMDSTHYTGPEENILLGSQMVDLLRKQGYGSKHFIIDTAKSGQPTEWTDMIPAAKGEERDNARTCTTPTMTRCVTLGIPPTARPGDPEWGLSEEARRLAAENVDGFVWFGRPWLYYQADPFVMQRALDMVSTTPWPEP; from the coding sequence ATGCTGTCCCTCCCCCGTGTCCTCGCATGTCTTGCCGTGCTTGCCTCCGGCCTGGCCACCACTGCTGCGCCGGCCGCCGTACCGGCTGAGGCACCCGTCAAGAGCGCTCGCGCGACGACGGTGCCGGTATGGCAAGCCGCCCAAGCGCCGCACGAGGAGAACCCGAGCAACCCGCTGGCCAACCGCCTCTGGGGCGTCTACCACGGTCCGCAGGACCAGCTCTACTACCCCTACGAGGCGGCAGACCCGGCGACGCAGGCGGCCCTCAACACGATCCGGCTCCGGCCTCGCACCAAATGGTTCGCCAACCACGTGCCCGACAGCCAGATCCAGTCGAAGACGATCAGCTACATCGCCAACTCCCAGGCCGGCAACCCCGAGGCTCTCTCGCAGATCGCGGTCTTCCGGATGAAGCCGTGGGAGAACGAGGCGTGCGAGCGTCCCCCCACGCGGGCGGAGCAGGCGAGCTACAAGACCTGGATCCGCAACCTCGCCTCCGGCATCGGATCAGCGCCGACGCTCATCGTGATGCAGCCCGATGGTCCCTTCCTGTGGTGCACCCCCAAGCCCAAGGTCAGCGCCAAGCTGATCCGCTTCGCCACGCGGACCCTGTCGAACCTGCCCGCCACGTCGGTCTACATCGACGCCGGCGCGGCCGACTGGTGCAAGCCCCACACGAAGCCGACGGCGGCCCGCTGCATCCGCAACCTCAAGCGGACGGGTGTGGCCTACGCCCGCGGCTTCGCCATGGACTCCACGCACTACACCGGCCCGGAGGAGAACATCCTGCTCGGCTCACAGATGGTGGACCTCCTGCGCAAGCAGGGCTACGGCTCCAAGCACTTCATCATCGACACCGCCAAGTCGGGGCAGCCGACCGAGTGGACGGACATGATCCCCGCGGCCAAGGGCGAGGAGCGTGACAACGCCCGGACCTGTACGACACCCACGATGACGCGCTGCGTCACCCTCGGCATCCCGCCCACGGCCCGTCCCGGCGACCCCGAGTGGGGCCTCTCCGAGGAGGCGCGCAGGCTCGCGGCCGAGAACGTCGACGGCTTCGTGTGGTTCGGACGCCCGTGGCTCTACTACCAGGCCGATCCCTTCGTGATGCAGCGCGCGTTGGACATGGTGTCCACGACGCCCTGGCCCGAGCCCTGA
- a CDS encoding maleylpyruvate isomerase N-terminal domain-containing protein — protein sequence MTFSVALEAGRTACVESIESFVRAVESFSEYDLLGPSRCHGWSRLEVVAHVIAGWQEMLGGLVSRVEVEPTVDAASYWPAFAEDYGDEDPVLVVMSQRRRASAFARPASAVAQLNDVAKSLLRGVRDCGEINLHWDGHVFTPGDFLAVWAVEDVVHQLDLMCDEPAAASALSLARRTTESLVGEQLPAGWSDSDATLIGTGRLPVPPGSGLDASRFPALG from the coding sequence ATGACATTCTCGGTGGCCCTGGAGGCAGGACGAACGGCTTGCGTCGAGTCGATCGAGTCGTTCGTGCGGGCTGTGGAGTCCTTCAGCGAGTACGACCTCCTCGGTCCGTCCCGGTGCCACGGCTGGAGTCGTCTCGAGGTGGTGGCCCACGTCATCGCCGGGTGGCAGGAGATGCTCGGCGGCCTGGTGTCACGCGTGGAAGTCGAGCCCACAGTGGACGCGGCGTCATACTGGCCGGCGTTCGCCGAGGACTACGGCGACGAGGACCCCGTGCTCGTAGTTATGTCACAACGACGCCGAGCCTCGGCGTTCGCACGACCTGCCTCGGCGGTGGCCCAGCTCAACGACGTCGCGAAGTCCCTGCTGCGCGGGGTCCGCGACTGCGGCGAGATCAACCTCCACTGGGACGGTCACGTCTTCACCCCGGGCGACTTCCTCGCCGTCTGGGCCGTCGAGGACGTGGTCCACCAGCTCGACCTGATGTGCGACGAGCCAGCGGCGGCCAGCGCGTTGAGCCTGGCCCGGCGGACGACGGAGTCCCTCGTGGGTGAACAGCTTCCTGCCGGCTGGTCTGACTCGGACGCCACGCTCATCGGCACCGGCAGGCTGCCCGTGCCACCGGGATCCGGACTGGATGCCTCCAGGTTCCCGGCACTGGGCTGA
- a CDS encoding bifunctional metallophosphatase/5'-nucleotidase has product MNDRFRWAALGAAAALLTAAAAPSALAAPEKKGPTKAATTEVQLLGLNDFHGALEPPSGSSGRIGSTNAGGAAYLATHVRELRATNPNTLFVSAGDLIGATPLVSALFHDEPTIEAANLMDLDFNAVGNHEFDEGVDELLRMQEGGCHPVDGCQDGDGFGGAEFDFLAANVKYKSTGDTIFPPYAIEKFKGVKVGLIGMTTKVTPAIVSPAGISSVDFLDEVETVNALVPHLKKKGVRTIVVLLHEGGSTSNPLNETTINSCGTTTGRVPQIASALDDEVDVMITGHTNWAVNCEIDGKVVTGAASNGRLITDIDMTLSRATKQPTEILVNNRIVTRTVDPAADLTTLISKYQTASAPFANRVIGRITADILRAANAAGESSLGDRIADAQNFDAQQAGTGSQIAFMNAGGIRADLLYAPSGGEQPGEVTYGEAFAVQPFGNSLVTMSLTGQQIDALLEQQFTGGNGILQVSEGFSYRRSDSAPAGSKVDNITLNGAPLDAAATYRVTVNSFLADGGDNYSVLLEGTDRVPGNVDTDAFENYLLANPAGIAPGPQDRIIRVP; this is encoded by the coding sequence GTGAACGACCGCTTTCGCTGGGCTGCGCTGGGCGCAGCAGCAGCACTCCTGACTGCTGCCGCAGCGCCATCAGCACTCGCAGCACCCGAGAAGAAGGGCCCCACGAAGGCCGCCACCACCGAGGTCCAGCTCCTGGGCCTCAACGACTTCCACGGGGCCCTCGAGCCCCCTTCGGGATCGAGCGGCCGGATCGGCTCGACCAATGCCGGGGGTGCCGCCTACCTCGCCACCCACGTCAGGGAGCTGCGGGCCACCAACCCCAACACCCTCTTCGTGTCGGCGGGTGACCTGATCGGCGCGACGCCGCTGGTCTCGGCGCTCTTCCACGACGAGCCGACCATCGAGGCCGCCAACCTGATGGATCTCGACTTCAACGCCGTCGGGAACCACGAGTTCGACGAGGGCGTGGACGAGCTCCTGCGCATGCAGGAAGGCGGCTGCCACCCGGTCGACGGTTGCCAGGACGGCGACGGCTTCGGCGGCGCGGAGTTCGACTTCCTCGCCGCGAACGTGAAGTACAAGTCCACCGGCGACACCATCTTCCCGCCCTACGCGATCGAGAAGTTCAAGGGTGTGAAGGTCGGCCTCATCGGCATGACCACCAAGGTGACCCCCGCGATCGTCTCCCCTGCCGGCATCTCGAGCGTCGACTTCCTCGACGAGGTCGAGACCGTGAACGCGCTCGTCCCCCACCTCAAGAAGAAGGGCGTCCGCACGATCGTCGTGCTGCTGCACGAGGGTGGGTCGACCTCCAACCCGCTCAACGAGACGACCATCAACTCGTGCGGCACGACCACCGGCCGGGTGCCGCAGATCGCATCCGCGCTCGACGACGAGGTCGACGTGATGATCACCGGCCACACCAACTGGGCGGTGAACTGCGAGATCGACGGCAAGGTCGTCACCGGTGCTGCCAGCAACGGGCGACTCATCACCGACATCGACATGACTCTCAGCCGCGCCACCAAGCAGCCGACCGAGATCCTCGTCAACAACAGGATCGTCACCCGGACGGTCGACCCCGCGGCCGACCTCACCACCTTGATCAGCAAGTACCAGACGGCGTCCGCGCCGTTCGCCAACCGGGTGATCGGACGCATCACCGCTGACATCCTCCGCGCGGCGAACGCTGCCGGAGAGTCCTCTCTCGGTGACCGCATCGCTGACGCGCAGAACTTCGACGCCCAGCAGGCCGGCACCGGATCGCAGATCGCCTTCATGAACGCCGGGGGCATCCGGGCGGACCTGCTCTACGCTCCCAGCGGCGGCGAGCAGCCGGGCGAGGTGACCTATGGCGAGGCCTTCGCGGTGCAGCCGTTCGGCAACTCGCTCGTCACCATGTCGCTCACCGGCCAGCAGATCGACGCCCTGCTGGAGCAGCAGTTCACCGGTGGCAACGGAATCCTCCAGGTCTCCGAGGGCTTCTCCTACCGGCGCTCGGACTCTGCGCCGGCCGGTTCCAAGGTGGACAACATCACGCTCAACGGGGCGCCACTGGACGCTGCGGCGACCTACCGCGTCACCGTCAACAGCTTCCTGGCTGACGGCGGCGACAACTACTCGGTGCTCCTCGAGGGCACCGACCGGGTCCCCGGCAACGTGGACACCGACGCCTTCGAGAACTACCTGCTCGCCAACCCCGCCGGGATCGCACCCGGCCCGCAGGACCGGATCATCCGAGTTCCCTGA
- a CDS encoding TetR/AcrR family transcriptional regulator, giving the protein MRKTPRQERSRRTVEGIVQAGRVVLSRDGYAAFSTNAVAKEARVSPGSLYQYFPDKAAIIDVILEQYWAQVEERVTASLSDHVTTTGPDTIESVVVALVAAIEQDAELMRVIAEELPLARFKERRTALERRLRDLLTAYLVLASGMGASEASHRSWVLVVTAQAVVTRWVLDDPGLDRDTVMHELTRLSGAYLEVR; this is encoded by the coding sequence ATGAGAAAGACTCCACGGCAGGAGAGGTCCCGCCGGACAGTGGAAGGAATCGTGCAGGCAGGCCGCGTGGTCCTGTCACGTGACGGCTACGCGGCCTTCTCGACCAACGCCGTCGCCAAGGAGGCGCGCGTGAGTCCGGGCTCGCTTTACCAGTACTTTCCCGACAAGGCCGCGATCATCGACGTCATCCTCGAGCAGTACTGGGCGCAGGTCGAGGAACGGGTGACGGCATCGCTCAGCGACCACGTCACGACAACCGGCCCTGACACGATCGAGTCCGTCGTCGTCGCGCTGGTCGCGGCGATCGAGCAGGACGCCGAGCTGATGCGGGTGATCGCCGAGGAGCTTCCGCTGGCGCGCTTCAAGGAGCGTCGTACGGCACTCGAGCGCCGTCTGCGTGACCTGCTGACCGCCTATCTCGTGCTCGCGTCGGGAATGGGTGCATCAGAGGCCTCACATCGTTCCTGGGTGCTCGTGGTGACCGCGCAGGCCGTCGTCACGCGCTGGGTCTTGGACGATCCCGGCCTGGACCGCGACACGGTCATGCATGAGCTCACGAGGTTGTCGGGCGCCTATCTCGAGGTGCGGTGA
- a CDS encoding methyl-accepting chemotaxis protein, whose amino-acid sequence MPAPLRLDNLRIGARLSAVFALCGLLIAAAFIYDLVSEDRLEQQRDQVSAVLEAQQIGDDLLVAINDLTGWQGLYVADAAAYGVEKGLAEDAYNVQGFDTAWEGVQQLFSEADTSALTEEEAAIVQDVEAYFTTFHAEDAALREMLRSDGLEALPDVMASINDGPAGAAWTDTYEANAEFQELIDARVEKLEAKVDDTSAGQRVRVAGGLALAALVTVLLLVHVTRSITAPLRQIADQLRQVAAGRLDVRSGLERTDEVGEMSRALDEALESLSTSMRGMDDNAQSLAAASEELLAVSAQLSSSAAESTREAKQLAGTADSVSGNVSTLAAGTEQMSASIREIARNAAAAADVAGGAVLTAESTSTTVAKLGDSSSEIGNVVKVISSIAEQTNLLALNATIEAARAGEAGKGFAVVAGEVKELAQETSRATGEISSRIAAIQADTSAAVQAIAEISAVIAQISDSQTTIAAAVEEQTATTNEMSRHVTQAASGSLEIAGSTSGLARLVADGDGAASSTSAAAEELARMAAQMREQVGRFTY is encoded by the coding sequence ATGCCCGCGCCGCTGCGCCTCGACAACCTGCGGATCGGCGCTCGACTCAGCGCCGTCTTCGCCCTGTGCGGGCTGTTGATCGCCGCCGCCTTCATCTACGACCTCGTCAGCGAGGACCGCCTGGAGCAGCAGCGAGACCAGGTCAGCGCCGTGCTCGAGGCGCAGCAGATCGGCGACGACCTGTTGGTGGCCATCAACGACCTCACCGGCTGGCAGGGCCTCTACGTGGCGGACGCCGCCGCCTACGGAGTCGAGAAGGGCCTGGCCGAGGACGCCTACAACGTCCAGGGCTTCGACACCGCGTGGGAAGGCGTCCAGCAGCTCTTCTCCGAGGCCGACACCTCGGCCCTGACTGAGGAGGAGGCCGCCATCGTCCAGGACGTCGAGGCCTACTTCACCACCTTCCACGCCGAGGACGCCGCGCTGCGCGAGATGCTGCGCAGCGACGGGTTGGAGGCGCTTCCCGACGTGATGGCAAGCATCAACGACGGCCCTGCGGGGGCAGCCTGGACGGACACCTACGAAGCCAACGCCGAGTTCCAGGAGCTCATCGACGCACGGGTGGAGAAGCTCGAGGCGAAGGTCGACGACACCAGCGCCGGACAGCGAGTCCGGGTCGCCGGAGGGCTCGCCCTCGCGGCGCTGGTCACCGTCCTCCTCCTCGTGCACGTGACACGCTCCATCACCGCTCCCCTGCGCCAGATCGCCGACCAGCTGCGCCAGGTCGCCGCGGGGCGCCTCGACGTGCGCTCGGGGCTCGAGCGCACGGACGAGGTGGGCGAAATGTCGCGCGCGCTCGACGAGGCGCTCGAGTCGTTGTCGACGTCGATGCGCGGCATGGACGACAACGCCCAGTCACTCGCAGCCGCCTCTGAGGAGCTGTTGGCGGTGTCGGCCCAGCTGTCCAGCAGCGCCGCCGAGTCCACGCGTGAGGCCAAGCAGCTCGCGGGCACGGCCGACAGCGTCTCGGGCAACGTGTCCACGCTGGCTGCGGGCACCGAGCAGATGTCGGCCTCCATCCGCGAGATCGCCCGAAACGCGGCGGCAGCCGCAGACGTCGCCGGCGGGGCGGTGCTCACAGCCGAGTCGACGAGCACGACCGTGGCCAAGCTGGGCGACTCCTCCTCCGAGATCGGCAACGTGGTCAAGGTCATCAGCTCCATCGCGGAGCAGACCAATCTCCTCGCCCTCAACGCGACGATCGAGGCGGCCAGGGCCGGTGAGGCCGGCAAGGGCTTCGCCGTGGTCGCCGGAGAGGTCAAGGAGCTCGCTCAGGAGACCAGCCGTGCGACCGGCGAGATCAGCAGCCGCATCGCTGCGATCCAGGCCGACACCAGCGCCGCCGTGCAGGCGATCGCCGAGATCAGCGCCGTCATCGCCCAGATCAGCGACAGCCAGACGACCATCGCTGCCGCGGTCGAGGAGCAGACCGCGACCACGAACGAGATGAGCCGCCACGTCACACAGGCTGCGAGCGGCTCCCTGGAGATCGCCGGCAGCACCAGCGGGCTGGCTCGACTGGTCGCGGACGGCGACGGCGCGGCCTCGAGCACCAGTGCGGCGGCCGAGGAGCTGGCGCGCATGGCTGCCCAGATGCGGGAGCAGGTCGGTCGCTTCACCTACTGA
- a CDS encoding oxygenase MpaB family protein, whose product MAPHQQFPTRHREAEPRGTRLGRPLRLVSGLRGPVDEALLDRLGRALLEQDEAGAAVAAAMRRAPGDPERVTHAHLRAALSSGSGESTPPALRRFLDEVSTPPDWVDWDRVARGARVFDRLGRSAGDVLLQLSLIGGYRFGGPTELLVATGGLKGPHTLRRIAETQQWTLSLMRPGALRPGGEGWRTTLHVRVMHALVNSAYAGDPERWDVQRWGLPINQADQAGTLGLFDATLVVGCRALGIPVPRDDAEDLLHLWKYVGWLMGVHPDFLTDDEDERTWLNLHILYAAAGQTQAGRELAQAIVAAQPERRFAGDGAVARRLRGRYEQERLLSMLTMFLGPASMRELGLPIRPPWAFAGAFGANTWRHRVIGRSARGRATNERRGLAVQQRLQATYVVEDAPHAPRVRSGSDGLTYR is encoded by the coding sequence ATGGCCCCGCACCAGCAGTTCCCCACCCGGCACCGCGAGGCCGAGCCCCGGGGTACCCGGCTCGGCCGTCCGCTCAGGCTCGTCTCGGGCCTGCGTGGTCCGGTTGACGAGGCACTTCTCGACAGGCTGGGCAGGGCGCTCCTCGAGCAGGACGAGGCAGGTGCGGCGGTCGCTGCTGCCATGCGTCGGGCCCCGGGAGATCCCGAGCGGGTCACCCATGCGCATCTTCGCGCCGCTCTGTCATCGGGATCAGGCGAGAGCACTCCCCCCGCGCTGAGGAGGTTCCTCGACGAGGTCAGCACGCCCCCCGACTGGGTCGACTGGGATCGCGTCGCTCGTGGCGCACGCGTCTTCGACCGCCTGGGCCGCAGCGCCGGCGACGTCCTCCTGCAGCTCTCCCTGATCGGGGGCTACCGATTCGGGGGCCCCACCGAGCTCTTGGTCGCGACCGGCGGCCTCAAGGGCCCGCACACCTTGCGGCGGATCGCCGAGACGCAGCAGTGGACCCTGAGCCTGATGCGACCCGGCGCCCTCCGACCCGGTGGCGAGGGCTGGCGCACGACGCTGCACGTCCGCGTCATGCACGCCCTGGTGAACTCCGCCTACGCCGGCGACCCAGAACGCTGGGACGTGCAGCGGTGGGGCCTGCCCATAAACCAGGCCGACCAGGCGGGCACCCTCGGCCTGTTCGACGCGACGCTGGTCGTCGGGTGCCGGGCGCTCGGCATCCCGGTCCCCCGCGACGACGCCGAGGACCTGCTCCACCTGTGGAAGTACGTCGGGTGGTTGATGGGGGTCCATCCTGACTTCCTCACCGACGACGAGGACGAGCGCACTTGGCTCAACCTCCACATCCTCTACGCGGCGGCCGGCCAGACACAGGCAGGTCGCGAGCTCGCGCAGGCGATCGTGGCAGCCCAGCCGGAGCGACGGTTCGCGGGCGACGGTGCCGTCGCGCGACGTCTGCGCGGTCGATATGAGCAGGAGCGGCTGCTCAGCATGCTTACGATGTTCCTCGGCCCCGCCAGCATGCGCGAGCTCGGCCTGCCGATCCGGCCGCCCTGGGCGTTCGCAGGGGCTTTCGGCGCGAACACGTGGCGGCACCGCGTCATCGGTCGCTCGGCGCGCGGACGTGCCACGAACGAGAGACGTGGCCTGGCCGTCCAGCAACGCCTGCAGGCGACGTACGTCGTGGAAGATGCGCCCCACGCACCCCGCGTGCGCAGCGGCTCGGACGGGCTCACCTACCGCTAG